A single window of Anopheles moucheti chromosome 2, idAnoMoucSN_F20_07, whole genome shotgun sequence DNA harbors:
- the LOC128299922 gene encoding uncharacterized protein LOC128299922, with protein sequence MKSFLILFACIVCTLARPEPEPPRARIVVPAKQQQLPQYEYGAPKPEYGPPAEEYGPPPPAVYGPPAREYGPPPKLITKNVYVHVPPEEPTEIIRSPVLEAPIAKKHYKIIFIKAPAPPAPIKQVIPPQPQDEHKTLVYVLVKKPEDPVPVEIPVQETTEPNKPEVYFIKYKEGEKEPHKQYGPPSPSYGPPSGPARYQQF encoded by the exons ATGAAATCCTTCCTG ATCCTGTTTGCCTGCATCGTGTGCACGCTAGCACGCCCAGAACCGGAACCGCCCCGTGCACGCATTGTTGTGCCGgcgaaacaacagcaacttcCCCAGTATGAATATGGCGCACCGAAACCAGAATATGGGCCACCAGCAGAAGAGTATGGTCCACCACCGCCTGCCGTGTATGGTCCACCGGCCCGTGAGTATGGCCCACCGCCCAAACTGATCACCAAGAACGTTTATGTGCACGTTCCACCGGAGGAACCAACCGAAATCATAAGAAGTCCCGTCCTGGAGGCACCCATTGCCAAGAAACATTACAAAATCATCTTCATCAAGGCGCCCGCACCGCCAGCGCCGATCAAGCAGGTGATTCCACCGCAGCCACAGGACGAACACAAGACGCTCGTGTACGTGCTGGTCAAGAAGCCGGAAGATCCCGTTCCGGTGGAAATTCCGGTGCAAGAAACGACCGAACCCAACAAACCCGAGGTGTACTTCATCAAGTACAAGGAGGGCGAAAAGGAACCCCACAAGCAGTACggtccaccatcaccatcctACGGTCCCCCGTCAGGTCCGGCACGGTATCAGCAGTTCTAG